A region of Melitaea cinxia chromosome 15, ilMelCinx1.1, whole genome shotgun sequence DNA encodes the following proteins:
- the LOC123660709 gene encoding enhancer of split malpha protein-like, with translation MSYYANNEYIIATNNSINENKYNSEKMKNSGFKALLKPIMKIIKKTTKRAPAKTVDTCLEEDQNLCNEALERKIYNEMDACQSAAFLVNNQDDSYNLVPIAREDFYIPVHFARTDAGTFFWTTVSKSDADFATTHCYTECQTAEQQYPVLQDRWVQA, from the coding sequence ATGTCTTACTACGCGAATAACGAATACATTATCGCGACAAACAACTCGATCAACGAGAACAAATACAACagtgaaaaaatgaaaaatagtggCTTCAAGGCTTTGCTGAAGCCCatcatgaaaattattaaaaaaacgacCAAACGCGCTCCCGCTAAAACTGTTGACACATGCTTGGAGGAAGATCAGAATTTATGTAACGAGGCGTTAGAGCGCAAAATATACAATGAGATGGACGCATGCCAGTCTGCGGCTTTCCTCGTCAACAACCAGGACGACTCCTACAACCTTGTGCCAATCGCCCGCGAAGACTTCTACATCCCTGTTCACTTCGCTCGCACAGATGCCGGTACCTTCTTCTGGACCACAGTATCAAAATCTGACGCTGACTTCGCAACGACTCACTGCTACACCGAGTGCCAAACAGCCGAGCAGCAATATCCAGTCCTGCAGGACCGATGGGTCCAGGCCTAA